One region of Haladaptatus cibarius D43 genomic DNA includes:
- a CDS encoding DUF92 domain-containing protein has protein sequence MTTSIRRAAAFAVLGTLTLVGSVLVAGVAALFAAIGALSLVVDDGVVFELFARPSDRSEGRLRGLAAFSFATAGLAMLVMLVGLPTRVFIAAVCLLVYGNLAEQVARSWNNTAITATTGFTLGGFVAAIVAQIIVLQISGAPVDSLVPIIIFLAASGALLAGLLRSVLFERDDPLVMFSVALLLWLFADLTVTVTPLEVGLAIAITAGFGYISWALDTASVTGMLTGVLLALLTIVLGGYPWFAVLISFFALGALSTKFRYEQKRKNGVAEANEGARGGGNVLGNAAVALFAVLAFAASDRLPVASTVFLFAFAGSIATAMSDTLSSEIGGVFDNPRLITTLRRVEPGTDGGVTWQGELAGALGASVVALIAVLLFDSIGLLGGGVIALAGIGGMTVDSLLGATIEGDKIGNQSVNFLATLSGALLGAGLALLAGLPA, from the coding sequence GTGACCACGAGCATTCGGCGGGCGGCGGCGTTCGCGGTACTCGGAACGCTAACCCTCGTTGGGTCGGTACTGGTGGCGGGCGTGGCCGCGCTGTTCGCCGCAATCGGGGCGCTCTCGCTCGTCGTAGACGACGGAGTCGTGTTTGAACTGTTCGCACGCCCCAGCGACCGCAGTGAAGGGAGACTCCGCGGCCTCGCCGCGTTCTCCTTCGCAACCGCGGGACTCGCCATGCTCGTCATGCTCGTCGGCCTTCCGACGCGCGTATTCATCGCCGCCGTCTGTCTGCTCGTCTACGGGAACCTCGCCGAGCAAGTCGCCCGTTCGTGGAACAACACCGCGATTACCGCGACGACTGGGTTCACCCTCGGCGGATTCGTTGCGGCTATCGTCGCACAAATCATCGTCCTGCAAATCAGCGGCGCGCCGGTGGATTCGTTGGTTCCCATCATCATCTTCCTCGCCGCGAGCGGCGCGCTGTTGGCCGGACTGCTTCGCTCCGTCCTGTTCGAGCGTGACGACCCGCTTGTGATGTTTTCGGTGGCACTCCTCCTCTGGTTGTTCGCCGACCTGACCGTGACGGTAACGCCGCTCGAAGTCGGACTGGCGATTGCGATTACCGCCGGATTCGGCTACATCTCGTGGGCGCTCGACACCGCCTCGGTTACTGGAATGTTGACCGGCGTCCTCCTCGCACTGCTCACCATCGTCCTCGGCGGCTATCCGTGGTTCGCCGTTCTCATCTCCTTTTTCGCGCTGGGGGCGCTGTCCACGAAGTTCCGCTACGAGCAGAAACGAAAGAACGGCGTGGCGGAAGCCAACGAAGGCGCACGCGGCGGCGGAAACGTCCTCGGCAACGCCGCAGTCGCGCTGTTTGCGGTGCTGGCCTTCGCCGCCAGCGACCGCCTGCCGGTCGCCAGCACCGTTTTCCTGTTCGCGTTCGCGGGGAGCATCGCAACCGCGATGAGCGACACCCTGTCGAGCGAAATCGGCGGCGTCTTCGACAATCCGCGACTCATTACGACACTCAGGCGCGTCGAACCGGGAACCGACGGCGGCGTCACGTGGCAGGGCGAACTGGCCGGTGCCCTCGGCGCGAGCGTCGTCGCACTCATCGCCGTCCTGCTGTTCGATTCGATTGGCCTCCTCGGCGGCGGCGTCATTGCGCTGGCCGGAATCGGCGGCATGACCGTCGATAGCCTCCTCGGCGCGACCATCGAAGGCGACAAAATCGGCAACCAGAGCGTCAACTTCCTCGCCACCCTCTCCGGCGCGCTGTTGGGTGCTGGCCTCGCGCTTCTCGCGGGTCTTCCGGCGTGA
- a CDS encoding undecaprenyl diphosphate synthase family protein: protein MGVYDQYLTARVRRHGADPPSHIAVVITERDLLEQGAYETLESFFDWAFDHGAKRVTIYVSVLDSGAVPTLQRELENVRAPREIAVRGPDDLTPADAPIQVSIGLGGKSEFAEAVRAVAEDVESGDVSADEVDESAIESRLVFPTDPDLVIKTGAERLSDFMIWQSVYSELYFTDVNWRDFRRRDYLRAMLDYKNRQRRFGR, encoded by the coding sequence GTGGGAGTTTACGACCAGTACCTCACGGCTCGCGTCCGCCGCCACGGGGCCGACCCGCCGAGTCACATTGCCGTCGTCATCACCGAACGCGACCTGCTGGAGCAGGGCGCGTACGAAACGCTCGAATCATTTTTTGACTGGGCGTTCGACCACGGCGCAAAGCGTGTTACTATTTACGTGAGCGTTCTCGACTCCGGCGCAGTGCCGACCCTCCAGCGAGAACTCGAAAACGTTCGCGCCCCCCGAGAAATCGCGGTGCGCGGCCCGGACGACCTCACGCCCGCCGACGCCCCGATTCAAGTGAGTATCGGACTCGGCGGCAAAAGCGAGTTCGCGGAAGCGGTACGGGCGGTTGCGGAGGACGTGGAATCCGGCGACGTGTCCGCAGACGAGGTGGACGAGTCGGCAATCGAATCGAGACTGGTGTTTCCGACTGACCCCGATTTAGTCATCAAAACCGGCGCGGAACGCCTCTCGGATTTCATGATTTGGCAGTCGGTGTACTCGGAACTGTACTTTACCGACGTGAACTGGCGGGATTTCCGCCGGCGCGACTATCTGCGGGCAATGTTGGATTACAAGAATCGACAGCGACGGTTTGGTCGGTAA
- a CDS encoding right-handed parallel beta-helix repeat-containing protein, with translation MVGKRRHPIERGFQLTIERFAYPDYARPDPFYAHNYEIADDSCPEGMATQRDGTTRRNYLRVAGVALATAVAGCNSISEPSKQSVLAPYRNRFETVVDLGRTDADSTGVEPVDSVVTRAMHDDTLLYFPPGTYRLSNLDLSGYSNCGLVGNRATLQVPPSEQGNWMYGESVRNLLFDGFTFDYTAPTAAPVVAFSVAGRKNVLRNLQFKGSREAYPRSALELEVPERSASLLVDSLDMRGGSRNGNAIFTHTGDGSLQFVDCRIEHWAEGLYASPHSGPLVVRGGIYANNGIDQIRIGGGTSGARVKDATVRVNNPRNPKAKPNMRGIWLEEGTNAVIEDCTVEITDLSGTYSSGGVVVEKQFGSATIRNTTIQTNQSVPAINIRTPTTEYDPETMPSMNRLPSNTHVTCKNVSMYGTAPEGTAVLLAGRDGCRFEQISVQHHFGTRDGITIKDGRGTKIHDARLRVRGTPIVAPGLTPMTRNIKTDGIGSLSQLGESVYDAI, from the coding sequence TTGGTCGGTAAGCGAAGACATCCTATCGAGCGCGGTTTCCAACTCACTATCGAAAGGTTCGCCTATCCCGACTACGCCCGCCCTGACCCATTTTACGCGCATAATTACGAAATAGCGGACGACAGTTGTCCCGAAGGAATGGCAACTCAGCGCGACGGAACGACCAGACGAAACTATCTTCGAGTCGCCGGGGTCGCGCTGGCAACCGCAGTCGCTGGATGCAACAGTATCTCGGAACCGAGCAAACAATCGGTTCTCGCCCCGTATCGTAACCGATTCGAGACGGTCGTAGACCTCGGACGGACGGACGCGGATAGCACTGGTGTCGAACCGGTCGATTCGGTCGTTACCCGTGCGATGCACGACGACACACTACTTTATTTCCCCCCCGGAACCTACCGACTCTCGAACCTCGACCTTTCGGGCTATTCGAACTGCGGACTCGTCGGAAATCGAGCAACCTTGCAAGTTCCGCCGTCCGAACAGGGAAACTGGATGTACGGCGAATCGGTTCGTAACCTTCTGTTCGACGGGTTTACCTTTGACTACACGGCACCGACCGCGGCTCCCGTCGTCGCGTTCTCGGTCGCTGGCCGAAAGAACGTCCTGCGAAACTTGCAGTTCAAAGGAAGTCGCGAAGCGTATCCGCGTAGTGCCCTCGAACTCGAAGTTCCCGAGCGGTCGGCGTCACTGCTCGTCGATTCCCTCGATATGCGCGGCGGGTCGCGGAATGGAAACGCGATTTTCACGCACACAGGAGACGGGTCGCTGCAATTCGTGGACTGCCGCATCGAACACTGGGCGGAAGGTCTGTACGCCTCTCCGCATTCCGGCCCGCTGGTGGTTCGGGGCGGAATTTACGCGAACAACGGCATCGACCAGATTCGAATCGGCGGCGGAACCAGCGGTGCACGGGTGAAGGACGCGACCGTTCGCGTGAACAACCCGCGAAATCCGAAGGCAAAGCCGAACATGCGCGGCATTTGGTTGGAGGAGGGCACGAACGCAGTCATCGAGGATTGCACCGTCGAGATTACGGATTTGTCCGGAACCTACAGTTCCGGCGGAGTCGTGGTCGAAAAGCAGTTCGGGAGCGCGACAATCAGGAACACGACGATTCAGACGAACCAGAGCGTCCCGGCCATCAACATCCGCACGCCGACCACCGAATACGACCCGGAAACGATGCCGAGTATGAATCGGCTTCCGTCGAACACTCACGTCACCTGCAAAAACGTCTCGATGTACGGAACCGCCCCAGAGGGAACCGCGGTTTTGCTCGCGGGACGAGATGGATGCAGATTCGAACAGATTTCCGTTCAGCACCATTTCGGCACTCGGGACGGAATCACCATCAAGGACGGCCGGGGGACGAAAATTCACGACGCTCGGTTGCGGGTTCGCGGTACGCCAATCGTCGCGCCGGGTTTGACGCCAATGACGCGAAATATAAAGACGGACGGAATCGGTTCGCTGTCGCAGTTGGGTGAATCGGTGTACGACGCTATTTGA
- the uppS gene encoding polyprenyl diphosphate synthase yields the protein MLTRVRRQLETAYERHLRRTISGAPTHVAVIQDGNRRYATKKGEEASDGHREGAKTTERVLDWCEDIGVEELTLYTFSTENFDRPKDQREALFDLLESKLYEFADAERVHDSGVCIRAIGDVGELPARVRKAVDYAEGQTRDYDNFVLNIALAYGGRNELLGAARDVAREVESGDLSPTEISVETIESRLYDRPLRDVDLIIRTGGDERTSNFLPWHANGNEAAVFFCTPYWPEFSKIDFLRAVRTYESREQSFHQAKVQRAVALVRAIGGVELDEARSIIRKFREYVPDGVSMDELESEERTTD from the coding sequence ATGTTGACGCGGGTTCGGCGACAGTTGGAAACAGCGTACGAGCGACATCTGCGGCGAACCATCTCGGGGGCTCCCACCCACGTCGCAGTCATTCAAGACGGAAACCGGCGCTACGCCACAAAAAAAGGCGAAGAGGCCTCCGACGGTCACCGCGAAGGCGCGAAAACGACCGAGCGCGTCCTCGACTGGTGTGAGGACATCGGCGTCGAGGAACTGACGCTGTACACTTTTTCGACCGAGAATTTCGACCGTCCGAAAGACCAACGCGAGGCCCTGTTCGACCTGCTTGAGAGCAAGCTGTACGAGTTCGCCGATGCCGAGCGCGTCCACGACAGCGGCGTCTGTATCCGTGCCATCGGCGACGTAGGGGAACTCCCCGCCCGCGTCCGAAAAGCAGTGGACTACGCCGAGGGACAGACGCGCGACTACGACAACTTCGTCCTCAACATCGCGCTGGCCTACGGCGGCAGAAACGAACTCCTCGGCGCGGCCCGCGACGTGGCCCGCGAAGTCGAATCCGGCGACCTTTCCCCGACGGAGATTTCGGTCGAAACCATCGAATCGCGGCTCTACGACCGCCCGCTTCGCGACGTCGACCTCATCATCCGAACCGGCGGCGACGAGCGAACCAGCAACTTCCTCCCGTGGCACGCAAACGGCAACGAGGCCGCCGTCTTCTTCTGTACGCCCTACTGGCCCGAGTTCTCGAAAATCGACTTTCTGCGCGCAGTGAGAACCTACGAATCCCGCGAGCAGTCGTTCCATCAGGCGAAAGTCCAACGCGCGGTAGCACTGGTTCGGGCAATCGGCGGTGTGGAACTGGACGAGGCCCGCTCGATTATTCGCAAATTTAGGGAATACGTGCCGGATGGGGTTTCGATGGATGAGTTGGAGAGCGAAGAGCGGACGACGGACTGA
- a CDS encoding cold-shock protein, which produces MAKGTVDFFNETGGYGFIETDDEDEDVFFHMEDVGGPDLEEGQEVEFDIEQADKGPRATNVTRL; this is translated from the coding sequence ATGGCGAAAGGTACGGTTGACTTCTTCAACGAGACCGGTGGTTACGGATTTATTGAAACAGACGACGAAGACGAAGACGTGTTCTTCCACATGGAAGACGTTGGCGGCCCAGACCTCGAAGAGGGCCAAGAAGTCGAGTTCGACATCGAACAGGCTGACAAAGGTCCACGCGCGACCAACGTCACGCGCCTGTAA
- a CDS encoding DUF5778 family protein produces MDSVIDDDLYRRTQQLLEPGEIELNGAIVHTDLGSDADIEMHQACVDIGDVIAENAGHDPKDTYVYSGTDDTDFSSNQHQGLTLDGEKFVWECQQLLRNGTFDVVFYYEASADQQGIVDGIRDLGFEVTGVEGKDHS; encoded by the coding sequence ATGGACAGCGTCATCGACGACGACCTCTACCGACGCACGCAACAACTGCTGGAACCGGGCGAGATAGAACTCAACGGAGCCATCGTTCACACCGACCTCGGAAGCGACGCGGACATCGAGATGCACCAAGCCTGCGTGGACATCGGCGACGTTATCGCCGAAAATGCGGGCCACGACCCGAAAGACACCTACGTCTACTCCGGTACCGACGACACCGATTTTTCCTCGAATCAGCACCAAGGGCTAACGCTCGACGGCGAAAAGTTCGTCTGGGAGTGCCAACAACTGCTCCGAAACGGTACGTTCGACGTGGTTTTTTACTACGAAGCCAGCGCCGACCAACAGGGCATTGTGGACGGCATCCGCGACCTCGGTTTCGAGGTTACAGGCGTCGAAGGGAAGGATCACAGTTAA
- the hemA gene encoding glutamyl-tRNA reductase, producing MTGSGGVISGVRVSHDRASLDDVATACHTDQQAVVSRLVEEPGVSEAFALQTCNRFEAYIVTDTPTAGAAILAEFAPDVEDHAVVTMGHEESLRHLLRVTAGLESIVLGEDQIIGQVRSAYKSARAIGAIGPMLEEALMKAIHVGERARTETAINEGVVSIGSAAVALADEQHDLDGATALVVGAGEMGTITAHALADAEIETLIVANRSLERAETVAEEVELLDARAVGLEALPACLPRTDVVVTATGSDGHVLDADLLSDCGETLVVDIAQPRDVSPAVAALDGITVHDMAALESVTDETRSRRRAAAESVETMVDREFENLLEQYKRKRADEAIAAMYEGAERVKERELQTALVRLESQGMDEDQRAVVESMADALVSQLLAPPTKSLRDAAAKDDWTTINTALQLFDPEFGDEPPAFIANRLESAADD from the coding sequence GTGACGGGGAGTGGCGGCGTTATCTCTGGCGTCCGCGTTTCCCACGACCGGGCGTCTCTTGACGACGTTGCGACAGCTTGTCACACCGACCAGCAGGCGGTCGTTTCCCGACTCGTCGAGGAACCCGGCGTCTCGGAGGCGTTCGCGCTTCAGACGTGTAACCGGTTCGAGGCATACATCGTTACCGACACGCCGACCGCTGGCGCGGCCATCCTCGCGGAGTTCGCACCCGATGTCGAAGACCATGCGGTCGTCACGATGGGCCACGAAGAGAGCCTTCGCCACTTGCTCCGCGTCACGGCAGGGCTTGAGTCCATCGTCCTCGGTGAAGACCAGATTATCGGGCAGGTTCGCAGTGCGTACAAATCCGCGCGAGCAATCGGCGCTATCGGGCCGATGCTCGAAGAGGCGCTGATGAAGGCGATTCACGTCGGCGAGCGCGCTCGCACGGAGACGGCAATCAACGAGGGCGTCGTCTCCATCGGCAGTGCCGCGGTCGCGCTCGCGGACGAACAGCACGACTTGGACGGCGCGACTGCGCTCGTCGTCGGCGCGGGCGAAATGGGAACCATCACGGCCCACGCGCTGGCCGACGCCGAAATCGAGACGCTCATCGTTGCAAACCGCTCGCTTGAGCGTGCCGAAACGGTCGCGGAGGAAGTCGAACTGCTGGACGCTCGTGCAGTCGGATTGGAGGCACTTCCGGCGTGTCTTCCACGGACAGATGTGGTCGTCACGGCGACCGGAAGCGACGGGCACGTCCTCGACGCCGATCTGCTTTCGGACTGCGGCGAAACGCTGGTCGTGGACATCGCACAACCGCGGGACGTTTCGCCTGCGGTGGCCGCACTGGACGGCATCACGGTGCACGACATGGCCGCGCTGGAGTCCGTGACGGATGAAACCAGAAGCAGGCGGCGCGCCGCCGCCGAATCGGTCGAGACGATGGTTGACCGCGAGTTCGAGAACCTGCTCGAACAGTACAAGCGAAAGCGCGCGGACGAGGCCATCGCCGCGATGTACGAGGGTGCGGAGCGCGTGAAAGAGCGAGAACTACAGACTGCGCTCGTCCGACTTGAGTCGCAGGGCATGGACGAAGACCAGCGAGCAGTCGTGGAATCCATGGCCGACGCGCTGGTTTCTCAACTGCTCGCGCCGCCGACGAAGAGCCTGCGGGACGCGGCGGCGAAGGACGATTGGACGACCATCAACACCGCCCTCCAATTGTTCGACCCCGAGTTCGGCGACGAACCTCCGGCATTCATTGCGAACCGACTCGAATCCGCCGCAGACGACTGA
- a CDS encoding 4a-hydroxytetrahydrobiopterin dehydratase produces MADLLSDDEVQTRMPSGWEREGDEITRTYEFDDYLKGVAFASEVGEISEEEFHHPEIIISYKEVEVRLTSHEEGGITTKDVDMAERFDDVR; encoded by the coding sequence ATGGCAGACTTGCTTTCCGACGACGAGGTTCAGACGCGAATGCCGAGCGGCTGGGAGCGCGAGGGCGACGAAATCACCCGCACCTACGAGTTCGACGACTATCTCAAAGGTGTCGCGTTCGCCTCCGAAGTCGGCGAAATCTCCGAAGAAGAGTTCCACCACCCGGAAATCATCATCAGCTACAAGGAGGTCGAGGTGCGCCTGACCAGCCACGAGGAGGGTGGAATAACCACCAAGGATGTGGACATGGCGGAGCGATTCGACGACGTTCGCTGA
- the lwrS gene encoding LWR-salt protein, protein MDARYVFAVRFRLEPTVSGLALEPREFETRMSRQADPPGEDGWLFFRDNLWRGDIGDERYFSDLTSDALGVPVTGVNYRAFETDGEYYDALKAEIGANLADFKADSVSEVISKYLGSSVEVEY, encoded by the coding sequence ATGGACGCCCGCTACGTCTTCGCGGTTCGGTTCCGCCTCGAACCGACCGTTTCCGGCCTCGCGCTCGAACCGCGGGAGTTCGAAACCCGCATGTCCCGGCAGGCCGACCCACCGGGTGAAGACGGGTGGCTGTTCTTCCGCGACAACCTCTGGCGCGGCGACATCGGCGACGAGCGGTATTTCAGCGACCTGACGAGCGATGCCCTCGGTGTCCCGGTGACCGGCGTGAACTACCGCGCCTTCGAAACCGACGGAGAATACTACGACGCCCTGAAAGCCGAGATTGGGGCGAATTTAGCGGATTTCAAGGCCGACTCGGTTTCCGAAGTGATTTCGAAATACCTCGGTAGCTCCGTCGAAGTCGAGTACTAG
- a CDS encoding phosphoribosylaminoimidazolesuccinocarboxamide synthase, which translates to MTSVKEFRVEREPTPDSLGRGSFVFTDDYSVFDWGKMPDEIADKGASLCTMGAFNFELLEDEGIPTHYRGVVSDGEVVPLADATSPPTEMAIDLTQVPNLPREGRNYDYDLFHSGADDNYLIPLEIVFRNSVPVGSSLRRRTEPADHGLDFPEWPEGAVQLEKPVVEFSTKYEEEDRYLSWREADKIAGKASVETLEDLAHEVNDIITRQAAEANLVHEDGKIECLYYDGEIRVGDVVGTFDENRFTFYGQQVSKEFIRQYHKREQEAWVDAVYDAKERAKEQDIADWKSLCEEQPEPLPDDVLTAARNLYAAGANAYVGRDFFDAPELEDAVMAIKDL; encoded by the coding sequence ATGACGAGTGTGAAGGAGTTCCGGGTCGAGCGGGAACCGACGCCGGACTCCCTCGGACGCGGCTCGTTCGTCTTTACTGACGACTACTCGGTGTTCGACTGGGGCAAGATGCCCGACGAAATCGCAGACAAAGGCGCGAGCCTCTGCACCATGGGTGCGTTCAACTTCGAACTGCTCGAAGATGAGGGGATTCCGACCCACTACCGGGGCGTCGTTTCGGACGGCGAGGTCGTCCCACTCGCGGATGCAACCTCGCCACCGACCGAGATGGCAATCGACCTCACGCAGGTTCCAAACCTGCCGCGCGAAGGGCGGAACTACGACTACGACCTGTTCCACAGCGGGGCCGACGACAACTACCTCATCCCGCTCGAAATCGTCTTCCGAAACAGCGTGCCAGTCGGTTCGAGTCTTCGCCGCCGCACCGAACCCGCAGACCACGGTCTCGACTTTCCGGAGTGGCCCGAGGGTGCGGTACAACTCGAAAAGCCGGTGGTCGAGTTCTCCACGAAATACGAGGAAGAAGACCGCTATCTCTCGTGGCGGGAGGCCGACAAAATCGCCGGAAAGGCCAGCGTCGAAACCCTCGAAGACCTCGCCCACGAGGTGAACGACATCATCACCCGGCAGGCCGCGGAAGCCAATCTCGTCCACGAAGATGGAAAAATCGAATGTCTCTACTACGACGGCGAGATTCGGGTCGGCGACGTGGTCGGCACTTTCGACGAAAATCGTTTTACCTTCTACGGCCAGCAAGTGAGCAAGGAGTTCATCCGCCAGTACCACAAGCGCGAACAGGAAGCATGGGTCGATGCAGTGTACGATGCCAAAGAACGCGCGAAAGAACAGGACATCGCCGACTGGAAATCGCTCTGCGAGGAACAACCGGAACCGCTTCCTGACGACGTGCTGACCGCCGCCCGCAACCTGTACGCCGCAGGCGCGAACGCCTACGTTGGCCGCGACTTTTTCGACGCCCCGGAACTCGAAGACGCCGTCATGGCTATCAAAGATTTGTGA
- the cofH gene encoding 7,8-didemethyl-8-hydroxy-5-deazariboflavin synthase subunit CofH, giving the protein MANVRAESNVPRGQFGFEHVPETDQSFENALEKARTGERLTVADGVELLTTGTDSPGIDIGRKESVLEVADRRREEMVGDPVTFVANLNNNVTTACNTGCLFCNFKNTAQNFEVGAGEHGGFTKTPEESREIVAGARERGIYEVTSVSGLHPGITLDEEHREVLEASDRGDLNYKSPDAYETDPRTYVEHLRAMNLPGIHVHSMTPEEAYHARRGTEWSYEEVFRKLQSAGLASVPGTAAEILVDEVRRVICPGKIDTNEWLESMEAAASVGLDMTATIMYGHVENEMHRVMHLERVRDLQDRTETITEFVPLSFVHQNTPLYERGMVDAGATTHEDELMIAVSRLFLDNIDNIQSSWVKYGDAQGLKMLSCGANDFMGTILSEEITKRAGGEFGEFRSFEEYVEMITAIGRTPAERSTDYRQIRTIDPDDSPFGPELGPCANGSPLLR; this is encoded by the coding sequence ATGGCTAACGTGCGCGCGGAGAGCAACGTTCCGCGGGGGCAGTTCGGATTCGAACACGTCCCCGAAACCGATCAGTCGTTCGAGAACGCGCTCGAAAAAGCGCGAACCGGCGAGCGCCTGACGGTTGCAGACGGCGTCGAACTGCTGACGACCGGTACCGATTCGCCCGGCATCGACATCGGGAGAAAAGAGTCGGTGCTGGAGGTCGCAGACCGGCGCAGGGAGGAGATGGTCGGCGACCCCGTCACCTTCGTTGCCAACCTGAACAACAACGTCACGACGGCCTGCAACACCGGCTGTCTGTTCTGCAATTTCAAAAATACGGCACAGAATTTCGAGGTCGGCGCTGGCGAACACGGCGGATTCACGAAGACGCCGGAAGAATCGCGCGAAATCGTCGCTGGCGCCCGTGAACGCGGGATTTACGAAGTCACCTCCGTTAGCGGACTCCACCCCGGAATCACGCTGGACGAAGAACACAGAGAAGTCCTCGAAGCCAGCGACCGGGGCGATTTGAACTACAAATCGCCCGACGCCTACGAAACCGACCCCCGAACCTACGTCGAACACCTTCGAGCGATGAACCTCCCCGGAATTCACGTCCACTCGATGACGCCGGAGGAAGCGTATCACGCCCGGAGAGGGACGGAGTGGAGCTACGAAGAAGTGTTCCGAAAACTGCAATCGGCAGGCCTCGCAAGCGTACCGGGAACCGCCGCCGAAATTTTGGTGGACGAGGTTCGCCGCGTCATCTGTCCCGGCAAAATCGACACGAACGAATGGCTGGAATCGATGGAGGCCGCCGCCAGCGTCGGACTCGACATGACGGCAACCATCATGTACGGCCACGTCGAAAACGAGATGCACCGCGTCATGCATCTGGAGCGCGTCCGTGACCTCCAAGACCGGACGGAGACGATAACGGAGTTCGTTCCGCTCTCGTTCGTCCATCAGAACACGCCGCTGTACGAGCGCGGCATGGTCGATGCTGGCGCGACCACGCACGAAGACGAACTGATGATTGCGGTTTCGCGGCTCTTTCTCGACAACATCGACAACATCCAATCCTCGTGGGTGAAGTACGGCGACGCACAGGGATTGAAAATGCTCTCCTGTGGCGCGAACGACTTCATGGGAACCATCCTTTCCGAAGAAATCACGAAACGCGCTGGCGGCGAGTTCGGCGAGTTCCGCTCGTTCGAAGAGTATGTCGA